A single region of the Brassica rapa cultivar Chiifu-401-42 chromosome A03, CAAS_Brap_v3.01, whole genome shotgun sequence genome encodes:
- the LOC103858694 gene encoding thioredoxin M2, chloroplastic isoform X2, producing the protein MAAFTCTSRPPVSLRSESRIASSPSASLSARRMFTLSPDSAGLRIRLSQSPSSLTSKVPRPRRGIVCEAQETTTDISIVNDTTWDSLVLKADGPVLVDFWAPWCGPCKMIDPLVNELAKEYTGKVKFYKLNTDDSPSTPSKYNVRSIPTIMIFVNGEKKDAIIGAVPRSTLASSIDKFLQ; encoded by the exons ATGGCTGCTTTCACTTGTACCTCTCGTCCTCCCGTTTCCCTCCGTTCGGAGTCGAGAATCGCATCCTCTCCATCCGCTTCACTCTCTGCTCGGCGGATGTTCACCCTGTCGCCTGACTCAGCAGGATTGAGAATCCGTCTTTCCCAGTCTCCCTCCTCGTTGACCTCGAAGGTTCCTCGACCACGAAGAGGCATCGTCTGTGAGGCTCAGGAAACCACTACAGATA TTTCAATAGTCAACGACACAACATGGGACTCTCTAGTTCTCAAGGCGGACGGGCCTGTATTGGTTGACTTTTGGGCACCATGGTGTGGGCCTTGCAAAATGATTGACCCGCTCGTGAACGAGCTAGCAAAAGAGTACACCGGGAAGGTCAAGTTCTACAAACTGAACACGGACGACTCTCCTTCAACCCCAAGCAAGTACAATGTTAGAAGCATCCCAACGATCATGATCTTTGTCAATGGGGAGAAGAAGGATGCAATCATAGGTGCAGTGCCTAGATCTACGCTCGCGTCTAGCATTGATAAATTCTTGCAATGA
- the LOC103858694 gene encoding thioredoxin M2, chloroplastic isoform X1, whose product MAAFTCTSRPPVSLRSESRIASSPSASLSARRMFTLSPDSAGLRIRLSQSPSSLTSKVPRPRRGIVCEAQETTTDIVSIVNDTTWDSLVLKADGPVLVDFWAPWCGPCKMIDPLVNELAKEYTGKVKFYKLNTDDSPSTPSKYNVRSIPTIMIFVNGEKKDAIIGAVPRSTLASSIDKFLQ is encoded by the exons ATGGCTGCTTTCACTTGTACCTCTCGTCCTCCCGTTTCCCTCCGTTCGGAGTCGAGAATCGCATCCTCTCCATCCGCTTCACTCTCTGCTCGGCGGATGTTCACCCTGTCGCCTGACTCAGCAGGATTGAGAATCCGTCTTTCCCAGTCTCCCTCCTCGTTGACCTCGAAGGTTCCTCGACCACGAAGAGGCATCGTCTGTGAGGCTCAGGAAACCACTACAGATA TAGTTTCAATAGTCAACGACACAACATGGGACTCTCTAGTTCTCAAGGCGGACGGGCCTGTATTGGTTGACTTTTGGGCACCATGGTGTGGGCCTTGCAAAATGATTGACCCGCTCGTGAACGAGCTAGCAAAAGAGTACACCGGGAAGGTCAAGTTCTACAAACTGAACACGGACGACTCTCCTTCAACCCCAAGCAAGTACAATGTTAGAAGCATCCCAACGATCATGATCTTTGTCAATGGGGAGAAGAAGGATGCAATCATAGGTGCAGTGCCTAGATCTACGCTCGCGTCTAGCATTGATAAATTCTTGCAATGA
- the LOC103858695 gene encoding cyclin-A2-4 → MKKENDVSGSTIPLHARPLTRAYSKMITSSEVDATTQSLGHVARANTKRAALDEKKASAPKKRAVLKDITNEISPKLETVKQIEKVGAVSTVAKILKVIDIDSDEKDPLLCSLYAPEIYHNLRVAELQRRPFPDYMERIQRDLTWTMRGILVDWLVEVSEEYKLVPDTLYLTMYLIDWFLHGNYIERQRLQLLGVTCMFIASKYEEIFAPRIEEFCFITDNTYTKDQVLEMESQVLKHFGFQIYTPTSKTFLRRFLRAAHASDLQKPSVEMEFLANYLIELTLIDYEFLKFLPSVIAASAVFLAKWTLNQSSHPWNPTLEHYTTFKASDLKASVHALQDLQLNTKGCTLTSIRLKYKQEKLKSVAVLSSPELPDRLF, encoded by the exons ATGAAGAAAGAGAATGATGTTTCTGGCAGCACCATACCACTCCATGCTCGCCCTCTCACTCGTGCTTACTCTAAGATGATAACATCTTCAGAAGTGGATGCTACAACACAGAGTCTAGGACATGTAGCGAGAGCAAATACAAAGAGAGCAGCCTTGGATGAGAAGAAAGCCAGTGCACCTAAGAAGCGAGCTGTTCTTAAAGATATCACAAACGAGATCTCACCTAAG TTGGAGACCGTCAAGCAGATAGAGAAGGTGGGCGCTGTATCCACTGTGGCAAAAATTCTGAAAGTCATTGACATTGATTCAGATGAGAAAGATCCTCTACTGTGTAGCCTTTATGCACCTGAAATCTACCACAATCTGCGAGTTGCCGAG CTTCAACGCAGACCATTTCCTGATTATATGGAGAGGATACAAAGAGATCTGACTTGGACAATGAGAGGAATATTAGTTGATTGGCTTGTAGAG GTCTCAGAGGAATACAAACTTGTACCGGACACACTCTACCTCACAATGTATCTCATAGATTGGTTTCTCCATGGAAACTACATTGAAAGACAGAGGCTTCAATTGCTGGGTGTCACTTGTATGTTCATTGCTTC aaaatacgaGGAGATCTTTGCGCCACGCATTGAGGAGTTCTGCTTCATCACTGATAACACTTACACAAAGGATCAGGTCCTGGAGATGGAGAGCCAAGTACTTAAGCATTTTGGCTTTCAGATTTACACACCCACTTCAAAAACATTCCTCAG GAGGTTTCTCCGAGCAGCTCATGCTTCTGATCTGCAGAAACCGAGTGTCGAAATGGAGTTTCTGGCGAACTATCTCATCGAACTGACGTTAATAGACTATGAGTTCTTGAAGTTTCTTCCTTCGGTCATCGCTGCTTCAGCTGTTTTTCTTGCTAAGTGGACACTGAACCAATCAAGCCACCCTTGG AATCCAACTCTTGAACATTACACAACGTTCAAAGCCTCAGACCTCAAAGCATCTGTTCACGCCTTGCAAGATCTGCAGCTTAATACCAAAGGGTGCACCTTAACCTCTATACGTTTGAAGTATAAGCAAgagaag TTGAAATCCGTGGCGGTTTTGTCTTCTCCGGAGTTACCTGACAGGCTATTCTGA